A region from the Chloroflexia bacterium SDU3-3 genome encodes:
- a CDS encoding NACHT domain-containing protein produces MATPPDPSKPNGPAPHYEQPNWQVQQVINAQHVTMNAPERPAPPMPPPDPNRIKMLKQARQQVGDVLHTSLWNEARLALRLAKGTARPYNVELQAPELPPVLLPQDTKITEVYDQYQHQNLLLILGEPGGGKTTLLLELAEQLLDRAEVDAAHPLPVVFTLSTWGKEKPAVHDWMVEQLHRTYHVPKKIGVPWVEGGKILPLLDGLDEVDGERRAACVAAINAYRANHADAWATPMVVCCRSEEYRTLPALQGTTAITVQVLTHAEIDVYLAGGGRPLDGVRGVLRDDPSLYDLLKTPLLLSIIALAFADTPADDLRTATTPEVRKQAIFAAFVRRMFATEPPGRGEDACYSRRRILNGLRWLARQLDVSSLTLYLMELMQPHWGDRRWKRWLVQWSPGWFSGFVIGLVGMQFGSLMDGLLAGIAGVLCFGWFFGVYGEMVFRIGATTTQPIAYVYWSWSPLRTVWRPLLFLGICGGLVDGLGGVLFGVLVGMLYSSLSAIRMAPVEDIRRVIREILPNGAGADTTQPIDSLYWSWRSFRTSWREVLILGFLSWVGGWVVGGVVGGVFFGLIGGLVSGLMRGLKYMVSDTRSAPNEGIHHSSRNMLFGGLGLGVFGGLFGWLVGRLVGELGGVLFGGLVFGLIGGLLYGGAAVIQHYTLRLLLVQSGAMPWDIAAMLDAAARRSLLRRVGGGWVFTHRMLLEYFRDLSDEGLEELL; encoded by the coding sequence ATGGCGACCCCGCCCGACCCGAGTAAGCCGAACGGCCCCGCACCACACTATGAGCAGCCAAACTGGCAGGTGCAGCAGGTCATTAATGCCCAGCATGTCACGATGAACGCGCCGGAGCGGCCTGCGCCGCCCATGCCCCCGCCCGACCCCAACCGCATCAAGATGCTGAAGCAGGCGCGGCAGCAGGTTGGTGATGTGCTCCACACATCGCTGTGGAACGAGGCCAGGCTTGCGCTGCGGCTCGCGAAGGGCACCGCACGGCCCTACAACGTGGAGCTGCAAGCGCCAGAGCTTCCGCCCGTGTTGCTGCCGCAGGACACGAAGATCACCGAGGTGTACGACCAATACCAGCACCAAAACCTGCTGCTCATCCTGGGCGAGCCGGGCGGGGGCAAGACCACGCTCCTGCTGGAGCTGGCCGAGCAGCTTCTTGACCGCGCCGAGGTGGATGCCGCCCACCCGCTCCCGGTGGTCTTCACCCTCTCGACCTGGGGCAAGGAGAAGCCCGCAGTTCATGACTGGATGGTTGAGCAGCTCCACCGCACGTACCACGTGCCGAAAAAGATTGGCGTGCCCTGGGTCGAAGGCGGGAAGATCCTTCCGCTGCTGGATGGCCTGGATGAGGTGGATGGCGAGCGACGGGCCGCGTGTGTCGCGGCGATCAACGCCTACCGAGCGAACCACGCAGACGCGTGGGCCACGCCGATGGTGGTGTGCTGCCGCAGCGAGGAGTACCGCACGCTGCCCGCGCTTCAGGGCACGACGGCCATCACCGTGCAGGTGCTGACCCACGCTGAGATTGACGTCTATCTCGCTGGGGGTGGGCGGCCTCTGGATGGGGTGCGAGGGGTGCTGCGGGATGACCCCTCTCTCTACGATCTGCTCAAAACCCCGCTGCTGCTCAGCATCATCGCCCTGGCATTTGCGGATACGCCTGCGGATGATCTGCGCACAGCCACCACACCCGAGGTGCGAAAGCAGGCGATCTTCGCAGCCTTTGTGCGCCGTATGTTCGCGACGGAGCCGCCAGGAAGAGGCGAGGATGCTTGTTATTCTCGACGTCGCATCCTGAACGGGCTGCGCTGGCTGGCGCGGCAGCTGGATGTGAGTAGCCTGACCCTGTATCTGATGGAGTTGATGCAGCCACATTGGGGGGATAGGCGCTGGAAGCGGTGGCTGGTGCAGTGGAGTCCTGGCTGGTTTAGTGGGTTCGTTATTGGGCTTGTTGGTATGCAATTCGGTAGCTTGATGGACGGGCTCCTCGCTGGGATCGCTGGTGTGCTCTGCTTCGGCTGGTTCTTTGGGGTCTATGGCGAAATGGTTTTCCGGATTGGTGCGACCACTACGCAACCGATAGCGTATGTGTATTGGTCGTGGTCCCCACTTCGTACCGTATGGCGTCCTCTTTTGTTTCTCGGGATATGTGGCGGACTTGTCGATGGACTCGGTGGTGTGCTCTTCGGTGTGCTGGTCGGCATGTTGTACTCTAGTCTTTCAGCTATCCGTATGGCTCCCGTTGAAGACATCCGCCGTGTAATTCGAGAGATTCTGCCCAATGGGGCGGGTGCTGATACCACGCAACCGATAGACTCTTTGTATTGGTCTTGGCGGTCATTTCGTACCTCTTGGCGCGAGGTATTGATCCTTGGGTTCCTTAGCTGGGTAGGGGGATGGGTGGTGGGCGGTGTGGTGGGCGGTGTGTTCTTTGGGCTCATCGGCGGGTTGGTCAGTGGGTTGATGCGTGGGCTAAAATATATGGTTTCAGATACCCGCAGCGCTCCCAATGAAGGTATTCACCATTCATCGCGCAATATGCTGTTCGGCGGGTTGGGTCTCGGGGTATTCGGTGGTTTGTTTGGCTGGCTGGTCGGTAGGCTCGTTGGTGAATTGGGTGGTGTGCTGTTCGGTGGGTTGGTTTTTGGACTCATTGGTGGGCTGCTCTACGGCGGCGCTGCCGTCATCCAGCACTACACCCTGCGACTCCTCCTCGTCCAGAGCGGCGCGATGCCGTGGGACATCGCCGCGATGCTCGACGCGGCGGCGCGCCGCTCGCTGCTGCGGCGGGTAGGCGGGGGCTGGGTGTTCACCCACCGCATGCTGCTGGAGTACTTCCGCGACCTGAGCGACGAGGGGCTAGAGGAGCTGCTGTAG